The proteins below come from a single Dinghuibacter silviterrae genomic window:
- a CDS encoding tRNA pseudouridine synthase A yields the protein MTRFFLQVAYKGTRFSGSQIQENALTVQFELEKALQVFFRTPIGLTGSSRTDAGVHALENFYHFDLDAEALGEGHPWLQPGGRERSLYNLNAILPPDVVARGVYPVAGDAHSRFHALSREYHYYVYRAKDPFLDDRGYYYPYQMDPDGLRAAAAIVLEHTDFSSFSKRGAQHRTPLCVIEESRWETVGATWCYTVRANRFLRGMVRGLVATMLQVGRGKLSVDGFREVILAADPRRADFTAPGHGLFLARVRYPEGLLDGGSSHIDP from the coding sequence ATGACGCGTTTCTTTTTACAAGTTGCTTATAAGGGAACCCGGTTCAGCGGTTCCCAGATACAGGAAAACGCCCTCACGGTTCAGTTTGAGCTGGAGAAGGCGCTACAGGTATTTTTCCGGACCCCCATCGGGTTGACGGGATCTTCGCGGACCGATGCCGGGGTACACGCCCTGGAGAATTTTTACCACTTCGACCTGGACGCTGAAGCGCTGGGGGAGGGTCATCCCTGGCTGCAACCGGGCGGGCGCGAGCGGAGCTTGTACAACCTGAACGCCATTCTTCCCCCGGACGTCGTTGCCAGGGGGGTATACCCGGTCGCCGGGGACGCCCATTCCCGGTTTCATGCCCTGTCCCGGGAATATCACTATTATGTATACCGGGCCAAAGACCCTTTTTTGGACGACCGGGGCTATTATTATCCTTACCAGATGGACCCCGATGGCCTTCGGGCGGCGGCGGCCATTGTATTGGAGCATACCGATTTCAGCAGTTTTTCCAAACGGGGTGCCCAGCACAGGACGCCCTTGTGCGTAATCGAGGAGAGCCGGTGGGAAACGGTGGGGGCTACCTGGTGTTATACGGTGCGGGCCAACCGCTTCCTTAGGGGGATGGTCCGGGGATTGGTGGCGACCATGCTGCAGGTGGGGCGGGGAAAGCTGTCGGTGGACGGTTTTAGAGAGGTCATCCTGGCAGCGGACCCCCGGCGCGCGGATTTTACCGCCCCGGGCCATGGCCTTTTTTTGGCAAGGGTGCGCTATCCCGAAGGCTTACTGGACGGGGGTAGTAGCCACATAGATCCATAA